Proteins from a genomic interval of Schistocerca piceifrons isolate TAMUIC-IGC-003096 chromosome 3, iqSchPice1.1, whole genome shotgun sequence:
- the LOC124789135 gene encoding uncharacterized protein LOC124789135, with the protein MSVKEALCIVSKVFEGNKKDLREFIENVDAAFELVKPEEHETLLKFVKAKITGEARSRLQVRERTGTWQEVKRVLEENYASKRTIDYYARKIFQARQGQGEPIAMWASRIDEMQRDFREAVNRVTARENVKGAIELVDSLGRACFMQGLSNDRIQTIVRSRGDEITLAAAVELALQEESAILSMKERGLASRVTYTRNKEAVKNVRESKELKCFNCGLRGHIPSKCRKSRPEH; encoded by the coding sequence ATGTCAGTAAAGGAGGCCCTATGTATTGTGTCGAAAGTGTTCGAAGGGAACAAGAAGGATTTAAGAGAATTTATCGAAAATGTAGATGCAGCTTTTGAATTAGTAAAGCCAGAGGAACACGAAACATTATTGAAGTTCGTTAAAGCAAAGATAACCGGTGAGGCCAGGTCGAGGTTGCAGGTGCGTGAACGCACAGGTACGTGGCAAGAGGTGAAACGCGTTTTAGAGGAAAATTATGCCAGTAAGCGTACTATAGACTACTACGCACGTAAAATTTTCCAAGCCAGACAGGGACAAGGGGAACCGATAGCAATGTGGGCAAGCAGAATTGATGAAATGCAGAGAGACTTTCGAGAAGCGGTAAACAGAGTTACGGCCAGAGAAAACGTGAAAGGTGCAATAGAACTAGTTGATTCCTTAGGAAGAGCGTGCTTTATGCAGGGTTTAAGTAATGACAGAATACAAACAATAGTGAGAAGCAGAGGCGATGAAATTACATTGGCAGCAGCAGTGGAGTTGGCACTGCAGGAAGAGAGTGCGATATTGTCCATGAAAGAGCGGGGACTAGCCTCGAGGGTAACATACACTCGAAATAAAGAAGCTGTAAAAAACGTGAGAGAAAGTAAAGAGTTGAAATGTTTCAATTGTGGGCTGAGGGGTCACATACCCAGCAAGTGTAGGAAAAGCAGGCCAGAGCATTGA